The following coding sequences lie in one Streptomyces ortus genomic window:
- the bioD gene encoding dethiobiotin synthase has protein sequence MTVWVITGTGTEVGKTVTTAAVAAAAVAAGRSVAVLKPAQTGVLPGEPGDAEEVARLAGAVTAVELARYPEPLAPATAARRAGLAPVRPERVAEAAAKLAAGHDLVLVEGAGGLLVRFDDEGGTLADAARLLGAPVVVVASAGLGTLNTTELTGRELRSRGLDLLGVVIGSWPDEPDLASRCNVVDLPVVAGAGLLGALPAGAGGVPVAAFRAAAGGWLAPELGGTWDADGFVAEHAGA, from the coding sequence ATGACGGTATGGGTGATCACGGGGACCGGCACGGAGGTCGGGAAGACCGTCACGACGGCCGCCGTCGCCGCGGCGGCCGTCGCGGCCGGGCGGTCGGTGGCGGTGCTCAAGCCCGCGCAGACGGGGGTGCTGCCGGGTGAGCCCGGGGACGCCGAGGAGGTGGCGCGGCTCGCGGGGGCGGTCACGGCCGTCGAACTGGCCCGCTATCCCGAGCCGTTGGCGCCCGCCACGGCCGCCCGGCGCGCCGGGCTCGCGCCGGTGCGGCCCGAGCGGGTGGCGGAGGCCGCGGCGAAGCTGGCCGCCGGGCACGATCTCGTGCTGGTGGAGGGCGCGGGCGGGCTGCTCGTACGGTTCGACGACGAGGGCGGCACGCTCGCGGACGCGGCGCGGTTGTTGGGGGCGCCCGTGGTGGTGGTCGCGTCGGCCGGGCTGGGGACGCTGAACACGACGGAGCTGACGGGGCGGGAGCTGCGGTCGCGCGGGCTCGACCTGCTCGGCGTCGTGATCGGCAGCTGGCCGGACGAGCCGGATCTGGCGTCGCGCTGCAACGTCGTGGATCTTCCGGTGGTGGCGGGGGCGGGGTTGCTCGGCGCGTTGCCCGCGGGGGCGGGTGGGGTTCCGGTGGCGGCCTTCCGCGCCGCGGCGGGTGGGTGGTTGGCGCCGGAGCTGGGGGGGACGTGGGACGCGGACGGGTTCGTGGCCGAGCACGCGGGGGCGTGA